The Hippopotamus amphibius kiboko isolate mHipAmp2 chromosome 3, mHipAmp2.hap2, whole genome shotgun sequence genomic interval CacaggagagaaggaaatattGTTTCTGGTCCTGATCTGTTACTCACTGATTAtgtgatttaggaaaaaaatctcttacaTTTTAGGGATATCTCTTTCCTCTTAAGAAAATGAGTAAttgtaggtttttgttgttgttgttgtttttgtttttgtttttccagctgcaaagaactattttttttaaagcaagtgtTTTACTAGGTCATTTATCaattaattttcatcatttttaacatctttattctgCTTTCTTGTCTTATTTAACTAGTTAGTATTCTTCcaactttttttattattgattttctatGCAAAATAGATTGCAAAACATTCCAGAATTCTTTTAGCCTACTGTCCTAGCATCTAACAGTCCCCAAGTTTGAAACTAAGATCTCAGGATAGCATTCCTATTGCCCATTTCTGTTAAAACAGACTTGAAGTTGTTTTGTGAAATGTTAAAATGCCAAATTGTGACATGACACAACTTACAGGCTTAAAGACTGtaaaagttataaaagaaatactGATCAAGCAGATAAGTTTTTTCAATACATATTCATGGGAAAACaatttccttggggaaaaaaagcaggcaAGGATAGGTGATGCTATAGCAATTCAAAGAGATGACTTTACATAGATTCATAcatgcaaatataaaaaaaaagagagaacaaaagatggaaaaaggaaaaaacaaagaactcaCATATTTAGTATCAGCCAATTCCAATCAATATTTGATGGGATATCCTTATCTTCTTGAACTCATgacaacatatgaaaaaatatacatctatatattctaaatctaaataaatatatatcttaagggaaaaaaagcaatgaaaaagtcTCATGctttgtataaattatatataaaataaatatgtcttAATAACTAGTTTTACCTATATCCAGAATAGGAATAAGAATTATATCACAAAACTGAAGAGAAATGTCAAATACATATGAATCTTTCTCTCTTGTTCCTTTTCCCTTTAACACAATAATGATCAGCAAGGTTCAGTTCCATAAATGCAGGAGGTTTGGCAGCTTCTGGAGAATCTGCACTGAAAAAGTCAGGAGGAGTATTTAAAGGCACTGGAGGGATCTGGGTGCAGTCCCAGAGGTAATCTGTCTGGTAACTCTTGGACAAGATACAGTAGATAAAAATAAACTCTGgtgattttaatttgctattGCTCTGCCTTTTTAGGTGAGCtctaaaaaatatgttattttagaaTGCTTCAAATATATGATGTTAAATTTCAAATGTAGGTTTTATGGTCAGTaaccaaaaagttttaaaattagccTTTGACTTTCTACACAGGGAATAAACCCTAAGGCATTCATTATATCTACTGAGTCTTCCTCTGCTTCCAATACCAAAGATAATTATGTATTAAAATTGAAGGTATTCAgctttttcttaatataattaaTGTCAAGTTAAATGTCCCCATTTCCACAAAGCTTATCCTCATTAAGTTGTCTTTTCAGCAACCTAATTCCAAAACCCAAACCATCCTATTATACTCCCAGGATGTAATTTCACCAGATCATTTAATTCACATTTCATAGATaatctgagggtttttttttggattttgggggttgtgtgtgtgtatgtttaaatattggtgttcttttattttctcaatagaCTATTAATTCAATGACATCAGGGTCTACTCTTTCAATTTTgcatgtaatttaaattttagtgATGACAGGGGTAATAGCAATAATTGAAAACAGTCTTTACAATTTGCTAGTAACTGTAGAAAGGGTACTAGTACTATTTCCACAGAAGCACAAAAGAGATAATTTGACAAGAACAGTAACTAATAACTAGTATACTAGAATTTGACGACGGATAAAAAATCCTTTACTAACAGTACAATAACTGTGAACAGTACTCCACACTTGACACATAGGAAAGACTTTTAGTACTTCTGgatattcaatttaaaataagataataaaataatatgctgAATATTTGAAAAGCATGTTTAaagctttaattgcatatttagGGTTCAagttatacatttatttcaaaattatacagTCCATTCTAATAGAACttcaatagcaacaacaaaattaataagataaatttcatagttttcattttttaatgatggcaaaGTGATGTACAATTTAAAGgatttagttttacatttttcttgaaCTAAACTTATAATTGTGTTTCACCATCTAAACAATTTAATttctgtgcttttgatgtcaaaaACATTGCAAAGAGGAATGATTATTctcatgagtgtgtgtgtgtggtgtgtgttcaTAGGTGGTAACAGGAAGATAGCTGAAAGCGGCAACAGAGCAACAATGTCAAAACTAGTTAGGTATTCATCTAAGTACTCAAAAGTAGAAGAAGCAATTTTATGTGAGATGTCAAATGTCCAGGATGATTTGATATGTATCATCACAGATGTTGAATACTGGATGTGGCTTTAAGGAGTTATGTGACTTTGGGAAACAAAACTATCTCACTGAGATTCATATTCTTCACTTATAAATacaataagaatatatatgtattttattatacaCAAGTAAGATGTATTTTCTATTATTACACATTAATATTGTTGAtcttatgattattttattatttgtattattagaAACTCTCTGATTCAATTTCCAAAGAAATTAGTATAGGGaacttggaaatatttaaaagacaaaacattcAGAACACAGTCTTTACAATGAAGTAAATGATACATAAGGAGGAAATAAGCCAATAATTCAGTATGAAAAACTATGTTTAAATTGATATAAAATGTCACCTATACTTCTTCCAAGACCCTCTTCCATGCCCAAGGTAGTGTCATATTTTCTCACGGATTTTTGTAGAGAATGCAAAGATagcatttttaatagaaatagtAGAAGTAtccttattttattaatattgatgTATATTCTCTGATTCTCATGTTAAAGGTATGATTTTTCAAAACTCCTTTATCACTATGGTAGGCATAATTCCAACATGCCCCTCAAGATTTCCTCTCTAGCTCCTGGGACTGTAAATATGATAATATATCACATCTATGTTAAATTACATGTCATAAGggatttcaaaaatttaattaagaTAACTGATCAGTTGACTTTGAGTTATATTTGAACTCTATGTAATCCCAtacactctttttttatttttaaacttttattgagatacagttaacatacaataaactgcatatatttagagtgtaatatttggtatctcaatctcccaattcattcccctataaaaacaatgaatttttCCCTGGCTAATAACAGAAGAAGTTACAGAAATTCAGAGTACATTCAGGAAGAAGCAAATGccccactgctggctttgaagacagaggcagCACAGGCAAGGGAGCTGAGAGTGACCCCCAGCTGACAGCGAGCCTGGAAATCAGAGCCTCAGTCCTCCAATCCCAGCAGCTTCATTCCGCCAACAATCTGAGTAAGCCTGGAAGCAATTCTTCCCCAGAACCTCCAGATAAGAGCCCAGTCCAGTAAATCCTGGAGGTTGACCCCGTCAATGACAGAAACCACTTATTCAAACTCCTGACAAGAAGCACTGAGAGAGTAAATGGGTATTGTTCTGTACTATTACTTTTGTGGTACCTTGTAACaaagcaatataaataaaaagcaatcaaAAGAATTAATTAGTTTCTAAATTTATTATCTAGAAGTTTAGCTTAGTTTATTATCTAAATTTAGTTTAGCTTAAACTCAGTGTCTAGATTTCTTATCAATATACCTGAACTGTAGCAAAGAATCCTAGGTTAAAGGTGACAGAAATTTCattacagttttctttaaaacagctgaagacttttagaagaaaaaagatttgtttttactatatggttctctctctctctctctcacacacacacacacacatataacccAAGTGTATCAGTATAATGTGCTGGTAAAAATATGATAATGTCAACACTGGACCTTGAATCAGCAACTCATATGTGTAAAAGACACAGATGGATGGCACtaaaactaaacaacaacaacaacaacagcaacaaaaccagTAAGTCAAATGATTTAACTATAACAAAAAAAGTTGTCAGTTATACTTGTCAATAagctaaaatattatttgataagACATTGTCAGAATGGCAAGTAAATGACAGATTTGAAGATATACCAAGAGTGGATCAGAGACTAATAGAATTTTTGAATGCAGGACCATTCTCTACATAAACTAGTGTGGGAAGATTACATAACAAAATTCAGCTGTTTTATGTGTATCACTGGTAACTTGAATACTTTTTCCCCCTCTGATGACtcatgcaaaagaaaacaaaaataaagaaactaatCTGCATATCAGGGTATGATTCCCTGACACCTGTGATTCCCAGATGACAGATTTTCCTTTCCTCCAGCCTAAATGAGACTGGCTCTATGGGAAAAGGAGATGGAGGGCTTCatggaagatgaagaagaaactTTATTGTAACAGATGGGATAGAGAAGATTACTTGAAGTGTGAGCTGGTAAGGAGATTCTTAGACACTATTACTAAGGAATGGCacagaagaaaactgaggtgACGGGGTCCCTTTTTTGCAGGCTAGCTCACTTCCTTTAATCCATCACATTTACTGAAATCTAAGAGATCTAAAATCATGCACGCCTTGCTATAGGAAGGATTACAAGAGACAGGTGTttgtaaggatgtggagaaaagggaaccctagtgcactgttggtgggaatgtaaatcaattcagccactatggaaaacagtagggacattcctcaaaaacttaaaaaacagaactaccatatgattcagtaatcccacttctgggtgtatatccaaggaaaagaaaaaaacactatcttaaaaagatatttttacccccatgttcattgcagcttatccacaatagccaaatatGGACACACCTTAAGTGTTTGTCAAAGGgtaaattgataaagaagatgtgataggtatatgcagtggaatattattaagaaataaaaaagaaggaacaacATTGCTGGAACTTTCTGCAACACCATGgctggaacttgagggcattatgctaagtgaaataagtcaggcagaaaaagacaaactataTTTTCTCAATTAAATGCAGAACCTGAAacagctgaactcatagaaatagTAGAATGGTGTTTTCTAGGGAATGAAGGGTAGGGGAAATGGTGAGGTCTTAGTCGAAGAATACAAACTCTCACctgaaaaatgaataagttctagggatctaATGTGTAGcgtggtgactgtagttaacaatattgtattatatactggagagtacatcttaaatgttatcaccacccacccccccccacacacacacatacacacaaacaaagGTAATTATATTAGGGGTGGAGGtgtaactaaacttattgtggtactCATTTTCCAGTATATActtgtatcaaatcatcacaaatCTTACATATGTTATATGTAAATAGTCTCTCAGCAAatctagggaaaaaaagcaaaaagaaaaccagtGAAATTTTCCTAAATGTCtagataaattttttatttgataccataatatttttctcatttttctcattgtgTTTGTCTAACAGTCCATGCTATACAAATGTGATAGGTTACCATAATTTTTTCCCATTACCATTTCCCCAACCCCTGTCCTTCTAAAAATCATAGCAGATTGTAGCAGGCATGACATCTGCCTTGGGGAGTTACTCCATGGATTGGCCAATAACCTGAGTTTAGTCTATTCAACTCAACTACAAAACCAGGTTTACTCAGATTTCCTCTCTGGAACTGTGAATAGGGAACCTGACAggctggagggaagaggagaatattgtaagaaaaatggagaaagaatctGTTTCCACAACCCAGAGCCACGTGAAAGCAGACACTTTGGGTAAACAGAGAACATGAATTTGATAGAgagtgaaaaatgtaaattaataggAAAAAGGGGAATCGCTTCCAACCTCAGAGAGTAGCAGTTATGGCAGGAGACTGGGCTTCCAGAACGCTGAACTGCTAATGACTTTCCGGTGTATCCAAGGCACAAGAACTCATTGTTAACTTGATTTTATAACAACAGAAAAAGATACATTCTTTGTTTCCAATAAATAAGTGAGCCTGATTAAACTCCAGTGCCTGATTCATTTCTCTAAAATACCAATTGCAATTTTATTATGACACACAAGAAATTAAACAACTGAATGCCACTCACCATTCTTTCTTGATAAAGACCACATAGGAGATGAACATTCACTAGAAAAATCTGTGTTAAACAGATATGTTAAACTCCATAATAAGTGATAGGCTGAAATACAATGTCCGCTTGCATGGCAGGAAGATAAGATAAGGATTTTTATGTAGGTGGTAATAGATTCATAATTAGATATTAATAGATGACCACTAATTTAGGAAGATGTAGGAAGGTGAGTCTGGTCAACTATAGAGCATGAATTTTATAGGTTTAGGTTGAGAGCTAAATTATTGAGTAAAACAGAAAAGTTGCTGGACCCAATATGTGGACCAGCAATCCAATTCCCCACCTGCTTTCATTTGAAGACAGGTTGCTATTGTTCTATCTTCCCATTTGCCAGTCTTGCCTTCCTACCAGAAACTCTTTACatttaaagcagagaaaataaaaacgtTATTGCgtagtggttgggagtctgcctgggtttgatccctggtctgggaggatcccacatgccacagagtagcTGGGaatatgcaccacaactattgagcctgcactctacagcctgagaaccacaactactgagcccatgtgccacaactactgaagcccacatgcctagaaactcatgctctgcagcaagagaagccacacaatgagaagcctgcacaccacaacgaagagaagccgctgctcaccacaactagataaagcctgcatgcagcaataaagacccaacacagttaataaattaataaagtaataaattaattaaaaataataaaaataaaaagttatttggaATCTTTACATGTATGGACAAGGATTGCATATTTTGGGGGTATAATTTTTAGGTGATTAGCAGTATAATACAGATCTTATTTTTTCTACTTCCCCCATAAAAAATCCCACCCTCTTACTTGGCTATGTGCACAGTAGTGGGAATTGGTGAGATCATGATGTATACTGACTGCTGACATCCTGGGAGCAGTGAGAGGAAAGCGTCCTGCATTTCACTATGTAGATTTTCACTTACTTCTAGTACATGCTGCTGCCCATTTTATCACTGCCCTCTACAGTGATACCAGAAACActttagttcaatttttaaaaataataatcatccaATCTTCAATGGGATGGTGTAAAAGAAGTGTCAGCTGACAATGTAGAAACTGGCCTGGGAAAATAATCTTCATGTAATTCAATGTATGTTTCAGGCCTACATTCTGAGGAACTTAATGCTCTAACTTATCTCCATTCTTAGATGGTTGTAACTTCTACTCTGCTAAGTTAGTAACCTACCACTCTCCTCTAGGTTTCAAAAAACATGTGAAAATCTTTCACCAACTGGTATTTCCTGTCTCATTGTTTTTGTCATTGTGGATTAACACATAATATTATAGTTCCTTcttattttaatgagaatttaTAAGGAGAGGTAATGCATTCTTATGGATAATTcaacacaaaataaatttctattttttgatatatatttatttgttttgttttttttataatgacATAAAAAGATGAAACCCAAAAGGAACAGAATGTCATCACACACATGACTTATTTACTGTAGCAGCTGTGGTCAATGATAAGATGATTGAGATGGATTAGTCTTGAAATTCTctgtatctggaaaaaaaataggagataCACATGTCGCTACTTGGAATTCACAGGTTTCCATTCCCACATCAAGAAATAAAGGACGGGATGGTTTTCTTAGgctaaaaaaaatgcaaacttcTTGGTACAACAAAATTAGTACAAATTTAATAATCTTAATATAATTTAGTAACttgtaaatagaaataaaagttccAAATAAACAAGAatacttgtattttctgtatggaaaaaaatacagataggAAGACACACTGAAATCGGACAGATTGTTAGTGACCATGTGATTAGAGCCTGCAGTGATGAGGAATGGTGAGAAAGATGACATTCATCTCCATTGCATAAATACAATTTTCATCTAAATATCTGTCTTTCTTAAGTTACTCTCTTTTCTGCATTGCATTAAAACTCACTAAAACAACTCATGGCTGTGATGTAACTATTTATGTTTCACAGCCTAGAAACTGTCCTCTTGGTTATAACATGATTCATTTAGTTActcattattttcaaattccaTACCATCGATTACATGTATTCTTTACTTCTAGCTCACATAAATATACCTATCTTAATTTGAGTAATCTATGCTACAATCATAATAACCCaatattataaagaaattattataattGGTATGATTCAAGAGAAAACTTAATACTGCTCTCATAATAGAAGTGATCCTTCTAAGAGCAAAATGCATTTATTACAGATAGAATGTTAATATGAGTTCAACCCCAACAGTTAGAACATTCCTAAGGAAAATATACTTCTACAAAAGGGTGAATCTTCTCATCCTGTTCTGTCACTATTCTAGAAGGATCTAGGTAAACATATGTAAGAATTTGAAGTATAACcccaaggaaaagaagggaggttTCCTAGATTAAATATAGTGTCCTTTAAAATACGAAGATGCTATGATTATCTGACCCTGGTGATTTTTGCTGAGTCAAGAGGAACAACCAAGTTGAAGGTCCATGATCAGACATGAGACCACGGTGTCTAATAAATAAACTCTTTGGAAGGAAAACATGTCAGGCTGTGGATATAAGCATATAGGGGTGTAATGTAAACAGAGAACACCAGAGGGCAGCACAAAAGGCAGCGAAAACAGTAGCACAAACCCACAGCGGGATTATGCAGACTAGAGGCAGAAACACAGCAGTGACTATCTAAGGCCATGTTCTTGCATGACTGTGTGTCCCTGGTGCTGCCTCCTCTACATAAATTTGACTCCACACTAACTAGCATATGTGTTCACATTGCCTATATTCCTGAAGGAACAAACTTTCATGCCCTGAGTTAGGGTTATATTAACTCCCCAATAAGAAGATATTATTCTCTATGGACTTCTTTTAGGTCAATCCAAACTGTGAAGAAATCTTTGAAACTTCCATTCATCTTTTGTCATCTGAGAACAAGTTCTTATTCCATAACAtcctcatggcatttttcacttcaTTCCTCAGTGTGTAAATCAGAGGGTTGATCCAAGATGTTCCCAGTGTATAAAACACAGCTATCACCTTATCCATGGAGAAGGTGGTTGCAGGGCATGTATACATAAATTTGCAAGGACCAAAGAACAACATGAACACGATGATGTGGGAGATGCAGGTGGAAAgggcttttttcctcccttcagcACTGTGGTTCCTCCAAGAATGCAAGATGATAACACTGGAGAACATCAGCATGACAAAACCCACTACACAGAAGGCCCCACTGCTCAACACCAAGAGTAGGTTGGTCACATAGGTGACTGTACAAGGAAGTTTCAACAAAGGTTGCAAGTCACAAACATAGTGATCAATCACATTGGGAACACAGAAAGGTAGGCTCAGGGCTAGGACAATCTGAGCTGAAGAATGCACACAGGACCCCACCCAGGCCACAGCCACCAACACACCACAGACTCGATGACTCATGATGATTGTGTAGCACaggggcttgcagatggccacatagcaaTCAA includes:
- the LOC130850438 gene encoding olfactory receptor 4C16-like, producing the protein MRLNNNVTEFILLGLTQDPVRKKILFVTFLMFYLGTLLGNFLIITAIKMSRALGIPKYFFLFLLSLSDTSFSTCVAPRMIMDALLKKATISFSEGVVQVFSFHFIGRLEIFILILMAVDCYVAICKPLCYTIIMSHRVCGVLVAVAWVGSCVHSSAQIVLALSLPFCVPNVIDHYVCDLQPLLKLPCTVTYVTNLLLVLSSGAFCVVGFVMLMFSSVIILHSWRNHSAEGRKKALSTCISHIIVFMLFFGPCKFMYTCPATTFSMDKVIAVFYTLGTSWINPLIYTLRNEVKNAMRMLWNKNLFSDDKR